The following proteins come from a genomic window of Companilactobacillus pabuli:
- a CDS encoding iron-sulfur cluster biosynthesis family protein: protein MKLNIKPQAKEYLANKIPTKSNLLLTTTDGANNYANNSATCALVYSFQLIIINKPDSKFSIAVDNNAGYQIWMNPAEEYLFNDGLNLDFSHGSLVLSDNGGVMDSAVPVIDWRNLVK, encoded by the coding sequence ATGAAATTAAATATCAAGCCACAAGCTAAAGAGTATTTAGCCAACAAAATTCCAACTAAAAGTAATTTACTTTTAACAACGACCGACGGAGCGAATAACTACGCGAATAATAGTGCGACCTGTGCTTTAGTTTATAGTTTTCAACTAATTATTATCAATAAACCAGATTCAAAATTTTCGATTGCAGTTGACAATAACGCCGGCTATCAAATTTGGATGAACCCTGCTGAAGAATATTTATTTAATGACGGTCTCAATCTAGATTTTTCACACGGTTCTTTAGTCCTTAGCGACAATGGTGGTGTGATGGATTCAGCTGTTCCCGTTATTGATTGGCGCAATCTTGTAAAATAA
- a CDS encoding bacteriocin immunity protein yields MSETKEQALMQAIKTAIQDKQIKKYPDLMEILNKASKQLSSSNDYHQVSATLNKSLQFWGMGHLHGPEALNTLYQATIEGTRGRAHQKLPTGLD; encoded by the coding sequence ATGTCAGAAACAAAGGAACAAGCATTAATGCAAGCCATTAAAACAGCTATTCAAGATAAGCAAATCAAAAAATATCCTGATTTAATGGAAATTTTGAATAAAGCAAGTAAGCAATTATCGAGTTCTAATGATTATCATCAAGTTTCAGCAACTCTCAACAAGTCATTACAGTTCTGGGGCATGGGTCACTTGCATGGGCCAGAGGCTTTGAATACATTATATCAAGCTACGATTGAAGGTACACGTGGTCGAGCACATCAAAAATTACCAACCGGTTTAGATTAA
- a CDS encoding GNAT family N-acetyltransferase — MTKIQIKEFNPTDLEKVRQFATTGMQFDKYIENKFALYFYGKIVAEMELKNSTIALGAYLENKLVGFIFARVNFQRLKYSTLKRNLTVNLGNKLINLFDNDDMAKTYDQANQRMLKRFMKNKPDGEITFFAVDSNIKHQGIGTQLLEALENKLQNQLIYVFTDSNCDYQFYLKRGFKIFDQIDVTLDEKDSTPLTCFLLYKNIL, encoded by the coding sequence ATGACTAAAATCCAAATTAAAGAATTCAATCCCACAGATCTCGAAAAAGTCCGTCAATTTGCTACTACAGGCATGCAATTCGACAAATACATCGAGAATAAATTTGCCCTGTATTTCTACGGTAAAATAGTCGCGGAAATGGAATTAAAGAACTCCACTATTGCCTTAGGAGCTTACTTAGAAAACAAATTAGTTGGATTCATTTTTGCGAGAGTTAATTTTCAAAGATTAAAATACTCCACTCTAAAGAGAAATCTAACCGTCAATTTAGGTAATAAGTTAATTAATCTTTTTGACAATGACGATATGGCAAAAACTTATGACCAAGCCAATCAAAGAATGCTCAAACGATTTATGAAAAACAAACCTGACGGTGAGATTACCTTCTTTGCTGTTGATTCTAATATCAAACACCAAGGCATCGGTACACAATTACTCGAGGCATTAGAAAATAAACTTCAAAATCAACTAATCTATGTCTTCACTGATTCGAATTGTGATTATCAGTTTTATTTGAAAAGGGGATTTAAAATCTTTGATCAAATTGATGTCACTCTAGATGAAAAAGATTCAACACCGTTAACTTGTTTCCTATTATATAAAAATATTTTGTAA
- a CDS encoding GH25 family lysozyme — MSKKKISAIIATIVSLVTLFFCVTTVDAARMDMVDVSNHNGAMTIANFQDMHNNYGVKAAVTKISEGTTYKDAYAANNIKTAQAAGLYIHGYHYAHYSNVNEAIAEADFAAQTAKADGLPAGAVLVTDVESTEQQHNNPETNTQSNIAFINQVAKYGYRSDIYTMGSWANLVMQVKKGWIAAYPSDATDQYWYPNAHGWQWTSHYQFDGSYGNFDVSQLYDNYFTSYQAPQTVSVDNSNQTNNNSTNNAISSKGVISVNNANGSYVPLVAIQNNSTKTITNRALANNTPWVTDQTKTIDGVTYHRVATNEWVDAKYIVG; from the coding sequence ATGTCTAAGAAGAAAATTTCTGCAATTATTGCAACAATTGTTTCACTAGTAACGTTATTTTTCTGCGTTACCACGGTTGATGCTGCACGTATGGATATGGTCGATGTCTCCAATCATAATGGAGCTATGACAATCGCCAACTTCCAAGATATGCATAATAATTATGGTGTAAAAGCTGCCGTTACTAAGATAAGTGAAGGAACTACCTATAAGGATGCTTATGCAGCTAACAATATTAAAACGGCTCAAGCTGCTGGACTTTATATTCATGGTTATCATTATGCTCACTATAGTAATGTAAACGAAGCTATTGCTGAAGCTGATTTTGCTGCTCAGACTGCTAAAGCCGATGGATTGCCAGCGGGAGCTGTTTTGGTAACTGATGTTGAAAGTACTGAACAACAACATAACAATCCAGAAACAAATACTCAAAGCAACATTGCTTTCATCAATCAAGTAGCAAAGTATGGTTATCGTTCTGATATTTACACGATGGGCTCTTGGGCCAATTTGGTTATGCAAGTCAAGAAAGGTTGGATAGCCGCTTATCCTTCTGACGCTACTGATCAATATTGGTATCCAAATGCTCATGGATGGCAATGGACGAGTCATTATCAATTCGATGGTAGTTATGGTAATTTTGATGTTTCTCAACTTTACGATAATTATTTTACGAGTTATCAAGCACCACAAACTGTTAGTGTAGATAATAGTAATCAAACTAATAATAATTCGACAAATAATGCAATTTCCTCAAAAGGAGTAATTAGCGTAAATAATGCTAATGGTAGTTATGTACCTTTAGTAGCCATTCAAAATAACAGTACTAAGACAATAACTAACCGTGCCTTAGCCAACAATACTCCTTGGGTAACTGATCAAACAAAGACTATCGATGGTGTTACTTATCATCGTGTTGCTACAAACGAGTGGGTTGATGCTAAATATATTGTTGGATAA